One Sediminibacillus dalangtanensis genomic region harbors:
- a CDS encoding MBL fold metallo-hydrolase — protein sequence MSESNIYQITVPTPFAVGDVHVYLIKGDTLTLIDAGTKTKQAWEALVNGLEKLGYSPKDIEQLVLTHHHPDHIGFTEEFPRLKAIYGHALNDVWLKREEAYFQRYEQFFHDLYIKSGVPESYQAFLKTLRAPLRFAGKGELSDYLVEGDRLPGHEEYRVVETPGHAQSHLSFYQEESRAFIGGDHLLSHISSNPLLEPPIEPGMDRPKPLLQYRSALNHCKELGIHTVYPGHGPIFTEAASLIDKRLQKQEQRAERVREILEDGRKTAFQICEKLFPNQINKEFGLTMSETIGQLDYLEDCHKIERINVNGISKFQIRSE from the coding sequence ATGTCTGAATCGAATATCTATCAGATAACTGTTCCGACTCCTTTTGCTGTCGGGGACGTTCATGTTTACTTGATCAAAGGGGACACGTTGACGTTAATCGACGCCGGAACCAAGACAAAACAGGCTTGGGAAGCTTTAGTGAACGGTCTGGAAAAGTTAGGTTATAGCCCGAAGGATATCGAACAGCTTGTTTTGACACACCACCACCCGGATCATATAGGATTTACGGAAGAATTCCCCAGATTAAAAGCCATATATGGGCATGCATTGAATGATGTTTGGCTTAAGCGTGAGGAAGCGTATTTCCAACGGTATGAACAGTTCTTTCATGATTTATACATAAAATCGGGAGTCCCGGAGTCCTATCAAGCGTTTTTAAAAACGCTTCGGGCACCTCTTCGTTTCGCAGGAAAAGGGGAACTTTCTGATTATCTCGTCGAAGGAGATCGGCTTCCTGGTCATGAGGAGTACCGAGTGGTCGAAACACCAGGTCATGCGCAAAGCCATTTATCCTTCTATCAGGAAGAATCAAGGGCTTTTATTGGGGGGGATCATTTGCTCTCCCATATTTCATCCAATCCATTACTGGAGCCGCCGATCGAACCGGGGATGGATCGCCCGAAACCATTGCTGCAATATCGCAGTGCTCTGAACCATTGTAAAGAGCTTGGGATACATACTGTTTACCCAGGACATGGCCCGATCTTCACGGAAGCTGCATCTTTGATTGATAAGCGGTTGCAGAAACAGGAGCAACGGGCTGAACGGGTAAGAGAAATACTTGAAGATGGGAGGAAAACGGCTTTTCAGATATGTGAAAAGTTATTTCCTAATCAAATTAATAAAGAATTTGGGCTGACGATGTCGGAAACGATTGGCCAGCTTGATTATTTGGAAGATTGCCATAAAATTGAAAGAATAAATGTAAACGGCATTTCCAAGTTTCAAATAAGAAGCGAGTGA